From the genome of Mugil cephalus isolate CIBA_MC_2020 chromosome 2, CIBA_Mcephalus_1.1, whole genome shotgun sequence, one region includes:
- the LOC125001590 gene encoding LOW QUALITY PROTEIN: T-cell ecto-ADP-ribosyltransferase 2-like (The sequence of the model RefSeq protein was modified relative to this genomic sequence to represent the inferred CDS: inserted 1 base in 1 codon), which translates to MRECLENTKIYSQITTTGFGVVFVYRGFYWSCVQSCSPKTQHSAEPGVDLPTQVLTTLGFLATGAFRRELADQSGVMVGNRLEASTVRDGWILGDCGYPLRRWLLTTVTKPCTDQEKRYNDLQSRTRAVVERAICLLKGPWCWLDRSEGVLLYDRRRACLTTVMKINMLTCAPLCLLCFWLLPISSQKTSNQAIPLSMVKDAVDDMYFSCSTKMKQAVKDHYFQNETSGNSTFADAWKKAESCTKNTLKKKEKIDQALTKDHMKAICVYTAVHPKIFGXFNEAVRTNRTVYGTSFPYHSLHYWLTSAVQILNNNQDCHVTYRRTKAAFTGSVNRTIRFGSFTSSSLFANLTDFGRKTCFKIKTCLGAYLKDYSQLSHEKEVLIPPYEMFNITEETKGADKLADS; encoded by the exons atgagagagtgtttagagaacacGAAGATCTACTCGCAAATAACAACCACTGGCTTCGGAGTCGTTTTCGTTTACCGAGGCTTTTACTGGAGCtgtgtgcagagctgcagccctaaaacacaacacagcgcAGAGCCAGGGGTTGACctgcccacacaggtgctgaccactctggggttcctggcaacaggGGCTTTCCGGCGGGAACTGGCCGACCAGTCAGGAGT catggttgggaacaggctggaggctaGCACGGTGCGCGATGGGTGGATTCTCg GGGACTGTGGCTACCCCCTGAGAAGGTGGCTGTTGACCACTGTCACCAAGCCCTGCACCGACCAAGAGAAGAGGTACAATGACCTCCAGTCCCGAACTCGGGCAGTGGTGGAGAGGGCGATCTGCCTGCTGAAGGGACCCTGGTGCTGGTTGGACAGGTCGGAAGGAGTGCTGCTCTACGACCGGAGAAG AGCCTGTCTAACCACAGTGATGAAGATTAACATGCTGACTTGTGCTCCactgtgtttgctctgtttctgGCTGCTTCCGATCAGCTCCCAGAAG ACCAGCAACCAGGCCATCCCACTGAGCATGGTTAAAGACGCTGTGGATGACATGTACTTCAGCTGCAGTACAAAGATGAAACAAGCTGTTAAGGATCACTACTTTCAAAATGAGACCAGTGGCAACAGCACATTTGCAGATGCCTGGAAAAAAGCAGAGAGTTGCACAAAGAACAccctaaagaaaaaagaaaaaatagatcaGGCATTAACTAAGGATCACATGAAAGCAATCTGTGTCTATACAGCAGTTCATCCAAAGATTTTTG ATTTCAATGAAGCCGTCAGGACAAACAGAACAGTCTATGGCACCTCCTTTCCATACCACTCCTTACATTACTGGCTGACATCTGCTGTACAGATCCTCAATAACAATCAAGATTGTCATGTTACTTACCGCAGAACCAAAGCTGCGTTTACTGGCTCTGTCAACCGAACAATCCGCTTTGGTTCTTTTACCTCCAGCTCATTATTTGCAAACTTGACAGACTTTGGTCGCAAGACCTGCTTTAAAATTAAGACCTGCTTAGGTGCCTACTTGAAAGACTATTCACAGCTCAGTCATGAAAAAGAGGTGCTCATCCCTCCCTATGAGATGTTCAATATAACTGAAGAAACTAAAGGTGCTGACAAGCTAGCTGACT CTTGA
- the LOC125004442 gene encoding T-cell ecto-ADP-ribosyltransferase 1-like produces the protein MKFNMLTCAPLCLLCFWLLPISSQKTSNQAIPLSMVKDAVDDMYNGCRAKMEQTVKDQYFKKETSGNSQFGKAWKEAENCTKKALKKKEKIDQALTEDHMKAICVYTAERPKIYDVFNEAVRTNRKVYGTFFKYHSLHYWLTSAVQILRNNQNCWNTYRRTNAAFTGSVNRIIRFGSFTSSSLFANLTQFGDKTCFKIETCLGAYLKNYSYFKTEEQEVLIPPYEMFKITKNNEVADKLADCKSVYSLESVGLQSNLNCKAARNSKRSRLAVW, from the exons ATGAAGTTTAACATGCTGACTTGTGCTCCactgtgtttgctctgtttctgGCTGCTTCCAATCAGCTCCCAGAAG ACCAGCAACCAGGCCATCCCACTGAGCATGGTTAAAGATGCTGTGGATGACATGTACAACGGGTGCAGAGCAAAGATGGAACAAACTGTTAAGGATCAgtactttaaaaaagaaaccagtGGCAACAGTCAATTTGGAAAAGCCTGGAAAGAAGCAGAGAATTGCACAAAGAAAGccctaaagaaaaaagaaaaaatagatcaGGCATTAACTGAGGATCACATGAAAGCAATCTGTGTCTATACAGCAGAACGTCCAAAGATTTATGACGTATTCAATGAAGCTGTCAGGACAAACAGAAAAGTCTATGGCACCTTCTTTAAATACCACTCCTTACATTACTGGCTGACATCTGCTGTACAGATCCTCAGAAACAATCAAAACTGTTGGAATACTTACCGTAGAACCAATGCTGCGTTTACTGGCTCTGTCAACCGAATAATCCGCTTTGGTTCTTTTACCTCCAGCTCATTATTTGCAAACTTGACACAGTTTGGTGATAAGACCTGCTTTAAAATTGAGACCTGCTTAGGTGCCTACTTGAAAAACTATTCATACTTcaaaactgaagaacaagagGTGCTCATCCCTCCCTATGAGATgttcaaaattacaaaaaacaatgaagttGCTGACAAGCTAGCTGACTGTAAGTCAGTCTATTCCTTGGAGAGTGTAGGACTGCAGAGCAATCTAAACTGCAAAGCTGCAAGAAATTCCAAACGTTCAAGGCTGGCTGTTTGGTAG